DNA sequence from the Streptomyces canus genome:
GGCACGGTGCCGGGGGCGGGCGGACGCAGGCCGAGGTTGGAGGGGGCGTCCAGCACGACGATATTCCGCATGCGGATCATCGTCGCCGACGTACAGTCGACCGTCCACGGGATTGACGAAGGAGCGACAGTGAGTGAGCAGCACACCTACCGGGTGATCGTGCGCGGAACCTGGGACGGGCTCACCGACGAGGCCCGCGCCCGGCTGCTCGCCGAGGCGGCGGACCACGGCATGGCGAGCATGCGGTTCACCGAGGAGGGCTCGCTGTCGTACGAGCCGGCGCCGCTGAAGCACTTCTCGATGCGGTACGTGGTGGTCTCGGACGCGGCGGACGGCGAGGAGATGGCGGGGGCGATCGCGGAGGACCGCGCCGAGGGCACGCTGCGGGATCTCGGTTACGGTTTCCGGGACCTGAAGTCGACGGTCACGGACCTCGACACCATGAAGATCAACCGGAAGCCCGCATCTCGGCGGTGATGGCCCAGCGCTCGTGGTCCCGCCAGTCCCCGTCGATGTAGATCATCTTCGGTGAGAAGCCTTCGAGGCGGAAGCCGCAGCTGCGGGCGAGGGCGAGGGAGCCGGCGTTCCGGGGCTGCGCGTTGATCTCGAGGCGGTGCAGCCGCATCGGGCCGAAGGCGTGGTCGATCACGAGGTTCAGCCCTTCGCGCATCAGCCCGCGCCCGGCCGCGTGCGCGAAGGCGCCGTAGCCCAGGGCCCCGCACTGGAAGCCGCCCTCGACGATGTTGTTGATGTTGATGTATCCGGCGATGGCCCCGTCGCCCCGCTCGCCGTCCTTCTCGCAGACCAGGAACCCCGCTTTGGTCCGGTCCTCGATCAGCCGTCCGGCGTAGGCGAGATAGGCGCTCTCGCTGTCGGGCGGGAACAGCCACGGCTGGTGGAGTTCCTTGCTCTCCCGGGCCCGGGCGGTGAACTCGGCGCCGTCCTCGTAGGTGAAGTGGCGTATGCCCACGCGGGGGCCTTCGGCGAGATAGCGGGAAGCGGTGTGCGGCATCTGACCACCCTACGATCCGCCGGGCATGAACCTCCGGGCAGTCCTAGCCGCGCCTCTTCATGACATACGCCCCGCACAGGGCCCCGATGAGGCCGGTGGCGAGCAGAGCCGTCCACAGGGGCATCGTCACCTCGGGGACCAGCAGCCGGATCCTCGTCGCCCGGGTGTTCTCGAAGATGAAGGTCAGGGCGAGGGCGGCCAGCAGCAGGACGACCGCCCTGGCGGGCGGCATCGTCCCGCTCCTGCCCTCGGTGGTGCCGGCTGCGGAGGTCTTCGGGCTCATGCGACCAGGGTGAGCCCGAAGACCTGGTCACGCACGGTGAGAGCTGCCCTCCGGGTGACTCACCGTCCGCCGACCGGCAGCTCCAGCACCCCGGCCCGCCCGGGCGCGCTCACCACGGTCACCGGCTTGATGCCCCGGTTCCCGAAGTACGCGTCGTCGCTCGCCGCGATGACGAACTGGAGCCGGTGCCCCTTCTCGTAGCGGTGGACGACCCCCGGCAGGGTCACCGTGAACGGCTTCGTCACGTCGGGCACCCGGACCGGCGCGACCAGCCGGTGGGCGAGCGTCTTCGTGCCGTCCGGAGCGATGTCGTAGATCTTGGCGAACAACACCAGCTTGTCGGCGGCGTCCCCCGAGTCCTGCGTCCGCTCGGCCTTCGGGGAGCTCACCTCGAGCGTGACCTTCGGGGCGCCGACGACGTCGAGGGTCCGGGGCAGGGGGGCACTGGTCCAGTCGGCGTAGGTGCCCTCGGTGTCGTACGGCGCCGGGTCCGGGAGGCCGAGGGCGCCGTACAGCGAACTCTCCGAATGGCTCGTGGGAACCAGCCGGTTGCTGTACGACCGACTGCCCCACGTCACCTTCCTGCTGTTGTCGACGAGCTTGCCGTCCCCGGAGAGGTAGAGCTTCTGGCTGAGCGCGGGCAGGTGGTCGGCGGTGGCGTAGGTGCCGTTCGGGTCGGTGATCCAGTCGCGGTAGTAGGCGAAGGCCGGGCCCGTGTCGACGTCCTTCCGCCCGTGCAGGTACCGGTCGAACCAGGCGAGGATCCGCCGGCCGACATAGCTGGTCTCCAAGTTGCCCTGGACGAGGTTGAGTTCACCGGCCGCCGGATCGGTGATCCCGCCGCTGTGCCCTCCCGACTGCCAGATCATCCTGGCGGTCGTGCCCTGCGCCTTGAGCTTCTTGTACGTCGCGGTCGCCTCGTTGAGATTGAAGAGACTGTCGCTCTGTCCCTGGACGAGCAGGGTGGGCGCCTTGACGCGGCTCAGGTACGACACCGGCGAGACACTGTGCGAGTAGTCGAGCAGCTCGGCCGTGCGGGCCGCCGGAAAGCTCCCGGAGTTGAGCGTACGGACGGTGTCGCAGGCCTCGGTCACGAAGTGCAGACAGCCCAGGGAGTTGATGCGGGACGGGTCGAGGTTCACCTCGGTCAGCGGCTGGCTCTCGCCGATGAGGTAGAAGCCGTTGGCCCACTGCCACTTGAAGGCACCGGGGACGCTCCCGGCGCGCGTCGTGTTGTTGGGGGCCAGTGCGTACGCCAGGTCGTTCCAGGTGATCATCGGCACGAGGGCGTCCACCCGATGGTCCACGGCGGCGGTCGCCAGCTGGATGGCGCCTCCGTAGGAGCCTCCGATCATGCCGACCCGCGGGTCGCCCGGGCCGTCGAGGGTGACGAAGTCGGCCCTGGTCCCGTCGTCGGCGGCACGCTTTCCGCCCAGGAAGTCGATCAGCGCCGAGGCGGCCGTCCCGTCGATGCGCGGGTCGTCGAGGGAGATCAGACAGCCGGACCTGCCGAAGCCGAGCCCCGACCAGGCGAGCGAGACATAACCGCGCTGGGCGAAGGCCCTGGCGGTGGCGTCCGTGGAACCGTCGGACTTGCTGCCGCCGAAGCCGTTGGTGGTGAGCACGGCGGGCGCCCGCTCCACACCCGACGGGCGGTACAGGTCGGCGTCGATCGTGCAGGTGCGACTGCCGACCTGGACCGTGAACTTCACCGCGCTGACGGTGTATTGGCCGGTCGCGGGGGCGGGAGTGGTGAGCGTGGCGGCGAGCAGGAGCGCGAGTGGGACGGAATGTCCGAGCACACGACGGGACACGGAGATACCTCCACACTGGGGACACAACCCGAGACTTACCGACCGGTAGTCATGGTGTGACACGTGTCAGAGGAGGTCAATCGCCCGACCGGGTGTTTCTGACGGAGATTCAGCGGAGGGCGGGTTCTGCCAGCGTCAGCGTGCCCGTGTCGGCATCGAGCTCGGCGGCCACTCCGAAGGGGATCGTCAACGCCCCTTCGCAGTGGCCGAATCCGAACTCCTCGACGACGGGCACGCCGAGTCCGCCG
Encoded proteins:
- a CDS encoding GNAT family N-acetyltransferase, producing MPHTASRYLAEGPRVGIRHFTYEDGAEFTARARESKELHQPWLFPPDSESAYLAYAGRLIEDRTKAGFLVCEKDGERGDGAIAGYININNIVEGGFQCGALGYGAFAHAAGRGLMREGLNLVIDHAFGPMRLHRLEINAQPRNAGSLALARSCGFRLEGFSPKMIYIDGDWRDHERWAITAEMRASG
- a CDS encoding CocE/NonD family hydrolase, whose amino-acid sequence is MSRRVLGHSVPLALLLAATLTTPAPATGQYTVSAVKFTVQVGSRTCTIDADLYRPSGVERAPAVLTTNGFGGSKSDGSTDATARAFAQRGYVSLAWSGLGFGRSGCLISLDDPRIDGTAASALIDFLGGKRAADDGTRADFVTLDGPGDPRVGMIGGSYGGAIQLATAAVDHRVDALVPMITWNDLAYALAPNNTTRAGSVPGAFKWQWANGFYLIGESQPLTEVNLDPSRINSLGCLHFVTEACDTVRTLNSGSFPAARTAELLDYSHSVSPVSYLSRVKAPTLLVQGQSDSLFNLNEATATYKKLKAQGTTARMIWQSGGHSGGITDPAAGELNLVQGNLETSYVGRRILAWFDRYLHGRKDVDTGPAFAYYRDWITDPNGTYATADHLPALSQKLYLSGDGKLVDNSRKVTWGSRSYSNRLVPTSHSESSLYGALGLPDPAPYDTEGTYADWTSAPLPRTLDVVGAPKVTLEVSSPKAERTQDSGDAADKLVLFAKIYDIAPDGTKTLAHRLVAPVRVPDVTKPFTVTLPGVVHRYEKGHRLQFVIAASDDAYFGNRGIKPVTVVSAPGRAGVLELPVGGR
- a CDS encoding LapA family protein; this encodes MSPKTSAAGTTEGRSGTMPPARAVVLLLAALALTFIFENTRATRIRLLVPEVTMPLWTALLATGLIGALCGAYVMKRRG
- a CDS encoding DUF6204 family protein — its product is MSEQHTYRVIVRGTWDGLTDEARARLLAEAADHGMASMRFTEEGSLSYEPAPLKHFSMRYVVVSDAADGEEMAGAIAEDRAEGTLRDLGYGFRDLKSTVTDLDTMKINRKPASRR